A single window of Pectobacterium parmentieri DNA harbors:
- a CDS encoding ABC transporter substrate-binding protein produces MKLSTLTTFIAAGLTVAAVTTTTARAEGRLVVYCGATNTFCEEETKAFSEKYSVKVSFLRNSAGSTLAKIDAERKNPQADVWYGGTLDPQSQAGEMELLEPYQSKNLEQIMPQFRDPAKRKGNYSSAIYVGILGFGVNTDRLKEKNLPVPQCWKDLTNPVYKGEIQIADPQSSGTAYTALATFSQLWGQDQAFDYLKKLNTNVSQYTKSGIAPARNAARGETAIGIGFLHDYSLEKEKGAPLALISPCEGTGYEIGGVSILKGARNMDNAKLFVDWALSKEAQEISWKKGQSYQILTNTTAEASPLSLKLQDLKLINYDMDKYGAADVRKELISKWVNEVKMGQ; encoded by the coding sequence ATGAAACTGAGTACCTTAACGACCTTCATCGCCGCTGGACTAACCGTTGCTGCCGTCACCACCACCACTGCTCGGGCTGAAGGGCGCTTAGTCGTTTACTGTGGTGCTACCAACACCTTTTGCGAGGAAGAAACTAAAGCTTTCAGCGAAAAATACAGCGTCAAAGTATCATTCCTCCGTAACAGTGCGGGCAGCACGCTGGCAAAAATCGATGCGGAGAGAAAGAACCCACAGGCTGATGTCTGGTACGGCGGCACGCTGGACCCACAATCTCAGGCCGGTGAAATGGAATTACTGGAGCCGTATCAGTCTAAAAACCTTGAGCAGATCATGCCGCAGTTCCGCGATCCTGCCAAACGTAAAGGTAACTACTCGTCGGCCATTTATGTCGGCATCCTCGGTTTTGGCGTTAACACCGACCGCTTGAAAGAGAAAAACCTGCCCGTACCACAGTGCTGGAAAGATCTAACCAATCCAGTCTACAAAGGTGAAATCCAGATTGCCGATCCACAAAGTTCCGGCACAGCCTATACCGCGCTGGCAACGTTCTCCCAGCTTTGGGGTCAGGATCAGGCCTTTGATTACCTGAAGAAACTGAACACCAACGTATCGCAGTACACCAAGTCAGGTATTGCCCCGGCACGTAACGCTGCGCGTGGCGAAACCGCCATCGGCATTGGCTTCCTGCATGACTACTCGCTGGAAAAAGAGAAAGGCGCACCGCTGGCCTTGATCTCCCCGTGTGAAGGTACGGGTTATGAAATTGGCGGCGTCAGCATCCTAAAAGGTGCGCGCAATATGGATAACGCCAAACTATTCGTTGACTGGGCGCTGTCGAAAGAAGCACAAGAGATCTCCTGGAAGAAAGGCCAGTCCTACCAAATTCTGACTAACACCACCGCCGAAGCGTCCCCACTGTCGCTGAAGTTGCAGGATCTGAAACTAATCAACTACGACATGGACAAATACGGCGCGGCAGACGTGCGTAAAGAGTTGATTTCCAAGTGGGTTAACGAAGTCAAAATGGGCCAATAA
- a CDS encoding ABC transporter permease, translating to MSHTLTLSPTPKRDPVFLWLALIAATFLLLPAWSLDYGLLDASHDELLAAYSWSNLNISLLWFLLPLGLLARPLHTPSREQRGRHRFDAAYALFCILFVVISATIEGRGMGYGSIGLFVALSAIITLALSRLDWLGGDRFVIGSLISIIALISVFILYPSIAIFIPMFTNDSGEFAPLSFMQILSQAHILRVIWNSFLLSVAVGIGCTFFGMVLAIYTSRIARRSAIIGRIFSILPIVTPPFVVGLGVTLMMGRSGYITELMVAWFGLTNTNWLYGFTGIWLAQVLAFTPMSFMILEGAMKTIHPSLEEASYTLRANRYQTFQRVFLPLLKPALANSFLIVIVQSLADFSNPLVLGGNFDVLATQIYFYITGAQLDYQSASTLGVVLLLFSLAVFCVQYLWIGKRSYVTISGKSSRGDVQPLPVSLVWIVSILLYVWIAFNVLLYGSIFYGSFTVNWGVDYTLTLANFSKLFGQGFNDGAWPSLLDTLLFAGIAAPITALFGLLIAYIVVRQQFYGKKAIEFTTMLCFAVPGTVAGVSYILAFNSAPVYLTGTAVIVIMSMVMRNVPVGIRAGIAGLGQLDKSLDEASLSLRAGSMRTVFYILLPLLRPAILSALIYSFVRAITTVSAIIFLVTPDTRVATSYILNRVEDGEYGMAIAYGSILIVVMLAIIFLFDYLVGEARVSRTKAKNSD from the coding sequence ATGTCACACACACTAACTCTCTCACCGACACCTAAACGGGATCCCGTTTTCCTGTGGCTGGCGCTGATTGCTGCGACATTTTTGCTGCTGCCAGCGTGGAGTCTGGATTATGGCCTGCTCGATGCCTCACACGATGAACTGCTGGCGGCCTACAGTTGGTCGAACCTGAATATCAGCCTGCTTTGGTTTCTGCTCCCGTTAGGATTACTGGCGCGTCCACTGCATACACCCAGCCGGGAACAGCGTGGTCGCCACCGTTTTGATGCAGCTTATGCGTTGTTCTGCATCCTCTTCGTGGTCATCAGTGCAACCATTGAAGGCCGCGGAATGGGCTATGGCTCCATTGGGCTGTTTGTGGCGCTGAGTGCAATTATTACGCTGGCGCTCTCGCGGCTTGACTGGCTGGGTGGCGATCGCTTCGTTATCGGCTCGCTCATCAGCATCATTGCACTGATTAGCGTCTTTATTCTTTACCCCAGCATCGCCATTTTCATCCCGATGTTCACCAATGACAGTGGTGAATTTGCGCCGCTGTCGTTTATGCAAATTCTAAGTCAGGCCCACATTTTACGAGTGATCTGGAATTCATTCCTGCTATCGGTTGCTGTTGGGATCGGCTGTACCTTCTTCGGTATGGTGCTGGCGATTTATACCTCGCGCATTGCCCGACGTTCCGCGATTATCGGCCGTATTTTCTCCATTCTGCCTATCGTAACGCCACCGTTTGTCGTCGGGTTAGGTGTGACACTAATGATGGGTCGCTCAGGTTATATCACCGAGCTGATGGTGGCCTGGTTTGGCCTGACGAACACTAACTGGCTGTACGGATTCACCGGCATCTGGCTGGCGCAGGTGCTCGCCTTCACACCGATGTCGTTTATGATTCTCGAAGGCGCGATGAAGACGATTCATCCGTCGCTGGAAGAAGCATCTTACACGCTGCGTGCTAACCGCTATCAAACCTTTCAGCGGGTTTTCCTGCCTCTACTGAAACCGGCACTGGCTAACTCGTTCCTGATCGTGATCGTCCAGTCGCTGGCTGATTTCAGTAACCCGCTGGTGTTAGGCGGTAACTTCGACGTACTCGCGACCCAGATTTACTTCTACATCACGGGTGCACAGTTGGATTACCAGTCAGCCAGTACGCTCGGCGTTGTCCTGCTGCTGTTCTCACTGGCCGTATTCTGCGTGCAATATCTGTGGATCGGTAAACGCTCCTACGTCACGATTTCCGGCAAATCCTCTCGGGGTGATGTGCAGCCGCTGCCCGTCTCGCTGGTATGGATCGTCAGCATCCTGCTTTATGTCTGGATTGCCTTTAACGTCCTGCTGTATGGCAGCATTTTCTACGGCAGTTTTACCGTTAACTGGGGCGTGGATTACACCCTGACGCTGGCAAACTTCAGCAAGCTGTTCGGGCAAGGCTTTAACGACGGCGCCTGGCCTTCCCTGCTGGATACACTGCTGTTCGCGGGCATCGCCGCACCGATTACAGCACTGTTCGGGCTGCTTATCGCCTACATCGTGGTGCGCCAGCAGTTCTACGGCAAGAAGGCTATCGAGTTCACCACTATGCTGTGCTTTGCCGTGCCAGGCACCGTTGCCGGTGTGTCTTACATTCTGGCCTTTAACAGCGCGCCGGTTTACTTAACGGGAACGGCGGTGATCGTCATCATGTCGATGGTCATGCGTAACGTACCGGTCGGTATTCGCGCCGGTATCGCCGGGCTGGGGCAGTTGGATAAATCACTGGACGAGGCATCGCTCAGCCTGAGAGCGGGTTCGATGCGCACGGTGTTTTATATTCTGCTCCCGCTGCTGCGCCCGGCCATTCTGTCCGCACTGATTTACAGCTTCGTGCGTGCCATTACTACCGTCAGCGCCATTATATTCCTGGTTACGCCAGACACCCGTGTCGCTACGTCTTACATTCTTAACCGCGTGGAAGACGGCGAATACGGCATGGCAATTGCCTACGGTTCCATCCTGATTGTGGTCATGCTGGCCATTATTTTCCTGTTCGATTATCTGGTCGGTGAAGCGCGGGTTTCCCGCACGAAAGCCAAGAATAGTGACTAA
- the fbpC gene encoding ferric ABC transporter ATP-binding protein, whose protein sequence is MITLNTEKSFVELKHITKRFGNNTVIDDLNLAIPQGKMVTLLGPSGCGKTTVLRAVAGLEKPTEGQIFIDGEDVTERSIQQRDICMVFQSYALFPHMSLGENIGYGLKMLGRPKTEINQRVKEALALVDLEGFEDRYVDQISGGQQQRVALARALILKPKVLLFDEPLSNLDANLRRSMREKIRELQQQFNITSLYVTHDQSEAFAVSDMVLVMNKGKIMQLGAPQELYRQPASRFMASFMGDANIFPATFTADSVNIYGYLIPRPQGFAAGLNESTVGVRPEAITLSHQGEESQRCTITQVAYMGPQYEVQVDWHGQSMLLQVNATQLQPNPGDSYYLQIHPYGMFVLSEQ, encoded by the coding sequence GTGATTACCTTGAATACTGAAAAAAGCTTTGTCGAACTGAAGCACATCACTAAACGTTTCGGCAATAACACCGTCATTGATGATTTGAATCTGGCGATCCCACAGGGAAAAATGGTCACGCTGCTAGGGCCATCAGGCTGCGGAAAAACCACGGTACTCCGAGCGGTTGCCGGATTGGAAAAACCGACAGAAGGTCAGATTTTCATCGACGGCGAAGACGTCACCGAGCGCTCGATTCAACAACGTGATATCTGCATGGTGTTCCAGTCTTACGCCCTCTTCCCGCACATGTCGCTGGGCGAAAACATCGGCTATGGGCTGAAAATGCTCGGTCGACCGAAGACTGAAATCAATCAGCGCGTGAAAGAAGCGCTGGCGCTGGTCGATCTGGAAGGGTTTGAAGATCGCTACGTCGATCAGATCTCCGGTGGACAGCAACAGCGTGTCGCTCTGGCGCGCGCACTGATCCTCAAACCTAAAGTCCTGCTGTTCGATGAGCCACTGAGTAACCTGGATGCCAACCTACGCCGTAGTATGCGTGAAAAAATACGTGAGCTTCAGCAGCAGTTCAACATCACTTCGCTGTACGTCACACACGATCAGAGCGAAGCCTTTGCGGTGTCCGACATGGTTCTGGTGATGAACAAAGGCAAAATCATGCAGTTGGGTGCGCCGCAGGAGCTCTACCGCCAGCCAGCTTCACGCTTCATGGCCAGCTTTATGGGAGATGCCAACATCTTCCCTGCTACCTTCACGGCAGACAGTGTGAATATTTACGGCTACCTCATCCCACGCCCACAGGGATTTGCAGCAGGATTGAACGAATCGACCGTCGGCGTCCGCCCGGAAGCAATTACGCTCAGCCATCAAGGTGAAGAAAGCCAGCGCTGCACCATTACACAGGTCGCCTACATGGGGCCACAGTATGAAGTGCAGGTAGACTGGCACGGTCAATCGATGCTGTTGCAGGTTAACGCTACTCAGCTTCAACCGAATCCGGGCGACAGTTACTATCTGCAAATTCACCCTTATGGCATGTTTGTATTGTCCGAACAGTAA
- a CDS encoding LacI family DNA-binding transcriptional regulator, translating to MKQKPITLHDVAEYAGVSYQTVSRVLNQAPHVSSRTRSKVEQAMAALNYTPNRVAQQLAGKTITTLGLVTTDLSLHAPSQIAAAIKSTASQLGINIVMSMLNNPDVNTCNNAVNDLLSQRVSGVIVNVPLSADEATHISQTCADTPVLFMDADPHTDILNVMFDPDHGARLAISHLVQFGHQHIALLTGPMTSISARLRYEGWLTELEKQQLSPASVLHGDWSAAAGYHQTLALLGQSLRVSAIVVANDQMALGVLRALNEYGLRVPEQMSVIGFDDTQDSAYYTPPLTTIRQDFKLLGKEGVTRLLATLHDPAHASSLLLPTELIVRHSTTVQSSTHASLQELTKNLLDITRQLQRL from the coding sequence ATGAAACAGAAACCCATAACATTACACGATGTCGCCGAGTACGCAGGGGTTTCTTATCAGACAGTTTCCCGCGTGCTGAATCAAGCGCCTCATGTTTCATCTCGTACTCGCAGTAAAGTGGAACAGGCGATGGCTGCGCTGAATTACACACCTAACCGTGTCGCACAGCAGCTAGCAGGGAAAACCATCACCACGCTGGGGCTGGTAACCACCGATCTTTCACTGCACGCCCCTTCACAAATTGCCGCCGCGATTAAGAGTACCGCCAGCCAGTTGGGGATCAACATCGTGATGTCCATGTTGAACAACCCAGATGTCAACACCTGCAATAATGCGGTTAACGACCTACTTTCTCAGCGAGTCAGCGGCGTCATCGTGAATGTTCCGCTATCAGCGGATGAAGCAACCCACATTAGCCAAACCTGTGCTGATACGCCCGTGCTGTTTATGGATGCCGATCCACATACCGACATACTCAATGTTATGTTCGATCCCGATCACGGTGCACGTTTGGCAATCTCCCATTTGGTGCAGTTTGGGCACCAACATATCGCTCTGTTAACTGGGCCAATGACTTCGATTTCCGCCCGCCTACGTTATGAAGGTTGGTTAACCGAGTTAGAGAAACAACAGTTGTCCCCCGCCTCAGTGCTACACGGTGACTGGAGTGCCGCTGCCGGTTATCACCAGACACTAGCCTTACTGGGACAATCCCTGCGCGTATCCGCCATTGTTGTGGCAAACGATCAGATGGCGCTTGGCGTTCTACGTGCGCTGAACGAATATGGCCTGCGTGTGCCAGAGCAGATGTCGGTGATCGGCTTTGATGATACTCAGGACAGTGCTTATTACACCCCGCCACTGACAACTATTCGCCAGGATTTTAAGCTATTAGGCAAAGAAGGCGTCACCCGCTTGCTCGCCACGCTGCACGATCCTGCTCATGCGTCGTCACTGCTGTTACCCACCGAACTGATCGTGCGCCATAGCACCACCGTACAGTCATCAACCCATGCCTCCCTGCAAGAATTAACAAAAAATCTGTTGGACATTACACGCCAACTTCAAAGACTGTAA
- a CDS encoding beta-galactosidase — protein MGDTVLPNPTRQHVTLQEILARRDWENPACTNYQRLPAHPPFSSWRSITAAQQDEPSQRLRRMNGEWKFSYFTRPEAVPESWLRQDLPDSTPIPVPSNWQLQGYDTPIYTNVKYPIPVNPPYVPKDNPTGCYSLTFKVNHDWLNRGQTRIIFDGVNSAFYLWCNGHWVGYSQDSRLPAEFDIGPYLTARENRLAVMVLRWSDGSYLEDQDMWRMSGIFRDVTLLHKPAVHLSDIQLTTPLSADFRHGTLDIQVRATLLESEVKNHRIHAQLWRGNKLIGNAHQAFGYDIVDERGAYHDKASLCIDVPQPELWSAELPHLYRAVIALETVEGELIEAEAYDVGFRKVEIRSGLLLLNGKPLLIRGVNRHEHHPQHGQVMDEDTMLLDVMLMKQHNFNAVRCSHYPNHPLWYRLCDRYGLYVVDEANIETHGMQPMNRLSDDPVWLPAYSERVSRMVQRDRNHPSIIIWSLGNESGYGANHDALYQWIKRHDPTRPVHYEGGGANSRATDIVCPMYARVDEDQPFPSVPKWSITKWVSMPDEHRPLILCEYAHAMGNSLGGFARYWRAFRQYPRLQGGFIWDWVDQSLTRHDEQGNAYWAYGGDFGDMPNDRQFCLDGLLFPDRTPHPSLYEAQRAQQHIQFAWQAESPCELHVTSEYLFRHTDNELLNWSITLHGGTLAQGSLPLALAPQSTQILTLLEALPIADRAGELWLNVEVVQPKKTAWSEANHRCAWDQWQLPTPLHLPEVSCSGQKKPPVLQASETYIEIVQGEQRWRFNRQSGWLEQWWTTDIPTLLAPLQDQFVRAPLDNDIGISEVDRIDPHAWAERWKSAGLYQLQAQCVAIQADQLADAVHIVTEHVFCHAGQILLRSKKCWQIDAHGVMTVDVDVDAATVLPSLARVGLSCQLADITPQVSWVGLGPHENYPDRQLAAQHGHWSLPLDDLHTPYIFPSENGLRCNTRTLTYGKWVITGNFHFGLSRYGLTQLMACTHHHLLKKEKGVWLNLDGFHMGIGGDDSWSPSVHWDDLLTATHYHYRVAIKHHQPY, from the coding sequence ATGGGCGACACCGTTTTACCTAACCCAACACGCCAGCACGTCACGCTGCAAGAGATCCTTGCTAGGCGTGATTGGGAAAATCCGGCTTGCACAAACTATCAGAGGCTCCCTGCTCATCCTCCATTCAGCAGTTGGCGTAGCATTACTGCTGCACAGCAAGATGAGCCTTCTCAGCGCCTTCGTCGCATGAATGGTGAATGGAAATTTAGTTATTTTACTCGTCCCGAAGCCGTACCGGAAAGCTGGCTACGGCAGGATTTGCCTGATTCTACTCCCATTCCGGTGCCTTCCAATTGGCAACTACAGGGCTATGACACGCCGATTTACACCAACGTAAAATACCCGATCCCCGTCAACCCGCCTTATGTTCCAAAAGATAACCCTACAGGTTGTTATTCGCTCACTTTTAAAGTCAATCATGACTGGCTCAACCGCGGACAAACCCGGATTATTTTTGATGGCGTCAATTCCGCATTTTACCTCTGGTGTAACGGCCACTGGGTAGGATATTCACAGGATAGTCGTCTGCCTGCGGAGTTTGATATCGGTCCTTATCTGACCGCCAGAGAGAATCGATTGGCGGTGATGGTGCTACGCTGGTCTGACGGAAGCTATCTGGAAGATCAGGACATGTGGCGTATGAGCGGTATTTTCCGCGACGTCACGCTGCTACATAAACCAGCGGTTCACCTTAGCGATATCCAACTGACAACCCCGCTCAGTGCAGATTTCCGCCACGGTACGTTGGATATTCAGGTGAGAGCAACACTCCTTGAATCTGAGGTCAAAAACCATCGTATTCACGCCCAACTCTGGCGTGGTAATAAACTCATCGGCAATGCACACCAGGCGTTCGGTTACGATATTGTCGATGAACGCGGTGCCTACCACGACAAGGCTTCTCTCTGTATTGATGTGCCACAGCCGGAGCTGTGGAGTGCCGAGTTGCCACACCTGTATCGCGCCGTTATCGCACTGGAAACCGTAGAAGGCGAGCTAATCGAAGCGGAAGCTTATGATGTTGGTTTCAGAAAAGTTGAAATCCGCAGCGGCCTACTGCTACTAAATGGCAAGCCATTACTGATCCGTGGCGTTAACCGTCACGAGCATCATCCACAGCACGGACAGGTTATGGACGAAGACACGATGCTGCTCGATGTTATGCTAATGAAGCAGCATAATTTTAACGCGGTACGCTGTTCACATTACCCAAACCACCCGCTGTGGTATCGGCTATGCGATCGCTACGGTTTGTATGTGGTAGATGAAGCAAACATTGAGACGCACGGCATGCAGCCGATGAATCGTCTGTCGGATGACCCCGTCTGGTTGCCAGCCTACAGTGAACGTGTATCGCGGATGGTGCAACGCGACCGTAATCATCCTTCCATCATTATTTGGTCATTGGGGAATGAATCCGGCTATGGCGCAAACCATGATGCACTTTACCAATGGATCAAACGCCACGATCCGACTCGCCCCGTGCATTACGAAGGGGGCGGCGCGAATAGCCGTGCGACCGATATTGTTTGCCCTATGTACGCCCGTGTTGATGAAGACCAGCCCTTCCCCAGCGTGCCTAAGTGGTCGATCACAAAATGGGTCAGTATGCCGGATGAGCATCGGCCACTCATCCTCTGTGAATACGCTCACGCGATGGGCAACAGCTTGGGGGGATTCGCCCGCTACTGGAGAGCATTCCGTCAGTACCCTCGGTTACAGGGCGGATTCATCTGGGATTGGGTTGATCAATCGCTGACCCGCCACGATGAACAAGGCAATGCCTACTGGGCATACGGTGGAGATTTTGGCGACATGCCTAACGATCGCCAGTTCTGTCTGGATGGCCTTCTTTTTCCCGATCGCACTCCCCACCCTAGCTTATATGAAGCTCAACGGGCACAGCAGCATATTCAATTCGCCTGGCAGGCTGAATCCCCGTGTGAGTTACACGTCACCAGCGAATATCTGTTTCGCCATACGGACAACGAGCTGTTGAACTGGAGCATTACTCTGCACGGTGGCACGCTTGCGCAAGGTTCGCTACCGTTGGCGCTTGCCCCTCAGTCCACTCAGATCCTGACGCTGTTGGAAGCACTTCCCATAGCCGATCGCGCAGGGGAGTTGTGGCTCAATGTTGAAGTCGTACAGCCCAAAAAAACTGCCTGGTCAGAAGCAAACCATCGCTGTGCCTGGGATCAGTGGCAACTCCCTACACCGCTTCATCTACCCGAAGTATCATGTTCTGGGCAGAAAAAACCACCAGTTCTACAAGCATCCGAGACATACATTGAAATCGTTCAGGGCGAACAGCGCTGGCGTTTTAACCGCCAAAGCGGTTGGCTAGAACAGTGGTGGACAACAGATATTCCTACGCTGCTAGCCCCCTTACAGGATCAGTTTGTTCGGGCACCGCTGGATAATGACATCGGTATCAGTGAAGTCGATCGCATCGATCCCCACGCCTGGGCCGAGCGCTGGAAATCGGCCGGGCTTTATCAATTGCAGGCGCAGTGCGTTGCCATTCAGGCTGACCAACTCGCCGATGCCGTACACATTGTCACCGAACATGTATTCTGCCATGCCGGGCAGATCCTGTTACGGAGTAAAAAATGCTGGCAGATTGATGCACATGGTGTGATGACCGTTGATGTCGACGTTGATGCTGCAACTGTATTGCCGTCACTGGCCAGAGTGGGCTTGAGCTGCCAATTGGCTGACATCACGCCTCAAGTCAGTTGGGTCGGGCTTGGGCCACATGAAAATTACCCAGACCGGCAGCTCGCCGCACAACACGGGCATTGGAGCCTGCCACTAGATGATCTTCACACGCCCTACATTTTCCCATCGGAGAACGGATTACGCTGCAACACGCGTACGCTGACATATGGAAAATGGGTTATCACCGGAAACTTCCATTTCGGGCTAAGTCGCTACGGACTAACACAACTGATGGCATGCACCCACCACCATTTACTAAAAAAGGAAAAAGGCGTTTGGCTCAATCTGGATGGCTTCCACATGGGAATCGGTGGCGATGATTCCTGGAGCCCCAGCGTTCATTGGGATGATTTGCTCACAGCAACGCATTATCACTATCGTGTCGCTATCAAACATCACCAACCGTATTAA
- a CDS encoding MFS transporter, producing MYYLHNKNFWIFGLFFFFYFFIMGAYFPFFPIWLHDINQISKSDTGIIFACISFFALLFQPIFGLLSDKLGLRKHLLWIITIMLVFFAPFFIYVFGPLLKYNIVLGSIIGGIYLGFINNGGAPAIEAYIEKVSRRSQFEFGRARLFGCLGWALCASIVGIMFTINNQFVFWLGSGCAVILAALLLLAKPETSSSALVADQLGSNQKPFNLKMAFELLKERKIWFLTLYVVGVSCTYDVFDQQFANFFTSFFETRQEGTRVFGYVTTLGELLNATIMFFAPLIVNRIGGKNALLIAGTIMSVRIIGSAFADSVLEVIVLKTLHMFEVPFLIVGCFKYITTIFEVRFSATIYLVCFCFFKQISIIFMSIFAGNMYDSIGFHGTYLILGGIALSFTVISLFTLSGKGPLYVLSDRQKAPIR from the coding sequence ATGTACTACCTACATAATAAAAATTTTTGGATATTCGGCCTGTTTTTCTTTTTCTATTTCTTCATCATGGGGGCTTACTTTCCCTTCTTCCCTATTTGGCTTCACGACATTAATCAAATAAGTAAAAGTGACACAGGGATCATTTTTGCCTGTATCTCTTTTTTCGCCTTACTATTCCAACCTATATTTGGCTTGCTGTCCGATAAATTAGGTCTGAGAAAACACCTGTTATGGATTATCACCATAATGCTGGTATTTTTTGCTCCGTTCTTTATTTATGTTTTTGGCCCATTGTTAAAATACAATATCGTTTTAGGTTCTATCATCGGTGGGATTTATCTAGGGTTTATCAACAATGGAGGCGCACCGGCCATTGAGGCCTACATCGAAAAAGTCAGTCGCCGTAGCCAGTTTGAATTTGGCCGTGCGCGCCTATTCGGTTGCCTCGGTTGGGCGCTCTGCGCGTCTATTGTCGGTATCATGTTCACCATCAATAACCAGTTTGTTTTCTGGCTTGGCTCAGGTTGTGCAGTCATCCTCGCAGCCCTATTACTGCTGGCAAAACCAGAGACCTCCTCCAGCGCTCTCGTTGCCGACCAGCTAGGCTCTAACCAGAAACCATTTAACCTGAAAATGGCATTCGAACTGCTAAAAGAACGCAAAATCTGGTTTCTGACCCTCTATGTCGTCGGCGTTTCTTGTACTTATGATGTGTTCGATCAGCAGTTTGCCAACTTCTTCACCTCGTTTTTCGAGACCCGACAGGAAGGAACAAGAGTATTTGGCTATGTCACTACGCTGGGTGAATTACTTAATGCCACCATCATGTTCTTCGCTCCGCTGATTGTGAACCGCATCGGCGGTAAAAACGCGCTCCTCATCGCTGGGACGATTATGTCTGTACGAATTATTGGCTCTGCTTTTGCCGATTCTGTACTGGAAGTGATTGTACTAAAAACGCTACACATGTTCGAAGTCCCCTTCCTGATCGTCGGTTGCTTCAAATATATTACTACTATCTTTGAAGTCCGCTTTTCCGCGACGATTTATCTGGTGTGCTTCTGTTTCTTCAAACAAATATCCATTATTTTCATGTCCATCTTTGCTGGCAATATGTATGACAGCATAGGTTTTCATGGCACTTACCTGATTTTAGGCGGTATAGCCCTCTCTTTTACAGTGATATCCTTATTCACACTGTCAGGAAAAGGGCCGCTATATGTCTTGTCAGATAGACAGAAAGCACCAATAAGATAG
- a CDS encoding tyrosine-type recombinase/integrase, which translates to MSLTDTKVKNAKPSEKAVKLTDGFGLYLLVHPNGSKYWQLGYRFEGKQKVFSIGVYPAVSLADARQRRDEAKKLLAAGIDPSAKKQADNKIVQEKRNNTRAFKTVAKSWFATKTTWSEDYQRSVWTRLETYLFPDIGERDIAELDTGDLLFPIKKIEKLGYLEIAMRVKQYATAIMRYAVQQKMIRFNPAYDLEGAVQKPQTEHRPAIELEEIPTLLERIEAYKGRSRLTQLAIKLNLLIFVRSSELRFARWSEIDFKSALWVIPEQREAIEGIKHSGRGAKMRRKHYVPLCDQALAILEELKDLTYDVNGDDGFILTGCYDAMKPMSENTINKALRKMGYDTKTDLCGHGFRTLACSALIESGIWPEDVVELQMSHMEKNNVRAAYTHKAKHLEQRRLMLQWWADFLDANSNGMVRPFEFISIK; encoded by the coding sequence ATGTCACTTACTGATACTAAAGTAAAAAATGCCAAGCCGTCAGAAAAGGCGGTGAAGCTCACTGACGGGTTCGGCCTCTACCTGCTGGTACATCCCAACGGTTCCAAATACTGGCAGTTAGGCTATCGCTTTGAAGGGAAACAGAAGGTGTTTTCCATCGGCGTCTATCCTGCCGTATCTCTGGCTGATGCCAGACAACGGCGAGATGAGGCGAAAAAGCTGTTAGCCGCTGGTATTGACCCAAGCGCCAAAAAGCAGGCTGATAACAAAATCGTTCAAGAGAAGCGTAACAATACCCGCGCTTTCAAAACCGTTGCCAAAAGCTGGTTTGCCACCAAAACCACATGGTCGGAAGATTATCAGCGTTCGGTATGGACCCGGCTGGAAACTTACCTGTTCCCTGATATTGGTGAAAGAGATATTGCTGAACTGGATACAGGCGATCTGCTGTTTCCCATCAAAAAGATAGAGAAGCTGGGTTATCTTGAAATTGCCATGAGGGTGAAGCAGTACGCAACCGCCATCATGCGTTATGCCGTCCAGCAAAAAATGATCCGTTTCAATCCGGCCTACGATTTGGAAGGTGCTGTTCAGAAGCCGCAAACGGAACACCGTCCCGCTATCGAACTGGAAGAGATACCTACCCTATTGGAACGCATTGAAGCCTATAAAGGTCGTAGCAGGCTTACCCAATTGGCGATAAAACTCAATCTGCTAATTTTTGTGCGTTCCAGTGAACTCCGTTTTGCCCGTTGGTCAGAGATCGACTTCAAAAGCGCCTTGTGGGTTATTCCTGAACAACGTGAAGCCATTGAAGGGATAAAGCATTCAGGTCGAGGTGCCAAAATGCGTAGAAAACATTATGTTCCTCTATGCGATCAAGCACTGGCAATTTTAGAAGAGTTAAAAGACCTCACCTATGACGTTAACGGTGATGACGGCTTTATCCTGACTGGCTGTTATGATGCGATGAAACCTATGAGCGAAAACACCATCAACAAGGCACTGCGCAAAATGGGCTATGACACCAAAACCGATTTGTGTGGTCATGGTTTCCGAACGCTGGCGTGTAGTGCCTTAATTGAATCGGGGATCTGGCCTGAAGATGTGGTTGAGCTTCAAATGAGCCACATGGAAAAGAACAACGTTCGCGCCGCCTATACTCATAAGGCCAAACATCTTGAACAACGCCGCTTGATGTTGCAATGGTGGGCCGATTTTCTGGATGCGAACAGCAACGGTATGGTTAGGCCGTTTGAGTTTATTTCGATAAAATAA